A single region of the Pseudomonas sp. B21-023 genome encodes:
- the ppx gene encoding exopolyphosphatase, protein MPHTTAKNLSLIAAIDLGSNSFHMVVAKAHHTEIRILERLGEKVQLAAGIDDERRLSEEAMQRGLECLKRFAQLINGMPQGAVRIVGTNALREARNRNEFILRAEAILGHPVEVISGREEARLIYLGVSHTLADTPGKRLVADIGGGSTEFIIGQRFEPLLRESLQMGCVSFTQRYFRDGKITPARYAQAYTAARLELMSIENALHRLTWDEAIGSSGTIRAIGAAIKSGGLGNGEVNAEGLAWVKRKLFKLGETDKIDFEGVKPDRRTIFPAGLAILEAIFDALELQRMEHCDGALREGVLFDLLGRHHHEDVRERTLNSLMERYHVDQGQAARVERKALHAFDQVAKAWDLEEGNWRDLLGWAAKVHEVGLDIAHYHYHKHGAYLIEHSDLSGFSREDQQMMALLVRGHRRNIPKDKFAEFGDEGIKLIRLCVLLRFAILFHHIRGTQQMPKVVLHAGDNSLEVVFPGNWLEQNQLTQADFANEAEWLARVGFVLSVR, encoded by the coding sequence ATGCCGCATACCACCGCGAAGAACCTGTCTCTGATCGCCGCCATCGACCTGGGCTCCAACAGCTTCCACATGGTCGTGGCCAAGGCCCATCACACGGAAATCCGCATCCTCGAAAGGCTTGGAGAAAAGGTTCAGCTCGCCGCCGGCATCGACGATGAGCGCAGGCTCAGCGAAGAAGCCATGCAACGCGGCCTGGAATGCCTCAAGCGCTTCGCCCAACTGATCAACGGCATGCCGCAGGGCGCGGTGCGCATCGTCGGCACCAACGCCTTGCGCGAAGCACGCAACCGCAACGAATTCATCCTGCGCGCCGAGGCCATCCTCGGCCACCCGGTCGAGGTGATTTCCGGCCGTGAAGAGGCGCGCCTGATCTACCTGGGCGTGTCCCACACCTTGGCCGACACGCCGGGCAAGCGCCTGGTCGCCGACATCGGCGGCGGCAGCACCGAGTTCATTATCGGCCAGCGCTTCGAGCCGCTGCTGCGCGAAAGCCTGCAGATGGGCTGCGTCAGCTTCACCCAGCGTTATTTCCGCGACGGCAAGATCACCCCGGCGCGCTACGCCCAGGCCTACACCGCCGCGCGCCTGGAGCTGATGAGCATCGAGAACGCCCTGCACCGCCTGACCTGGGACGAGGCGATCGGCTCATCCGGGACCATCCGTGCCATCGGCGCCGCCATCAAGTCCGGCGGCCTGGGCAATGGCGAGGTCAACGCCGAGGGCCTGGCCTGGGTCAAGCGCAAGCTGTTCAAGCTGGGCGAGACCGACAAGATCGACTTCGAAGGGGTCAAGCCCGATCGCCGCACCATCTTCCCGGCGGGGCTGGCCATCCTCGAGGCGATCTTCGACGCGCTGGAGCTGCAGCGCATGGAGCACTGCGACGGTGCCCTGCGTGAGGGCGTGCTGTTCGACCTGCTGGGCCGCCACCACCACGAGGACGTGCGCGAGCGCACCCTGAACTCGCTGATGGAGCGCTACCACGTCGATCAAGGCCAGGCCGCCCGCGTGGAGCGCAAGGCGCTGCACGCCTTCGACCAAGTGGCCAAGGCATGGGACCTAGAAGAGGGCAACTGGCGCGATCTTCTGGGTTGGGCGGCGAAAGTGCATGAAGTGGGCTTGGATATCGCCCATTATCACTACCACAAGCACGGAGCCTACCTGATCGAGCACTCCGACCTGTCCGGCTTCTCCCGCGAAGACCAGCAGATGATGGCACTGCTGGTGCGCGGCCATCGCCGTAACATTCCCAAGGACAAGTTCGCCGAGTTCGGCGACGAAGGCATCAAGCTGATCCGCCTGTGCGTACTGCTGCGCTTCGCCATCCTCTTCCACCACATCCGCGGCACCCAGCAGATGCCGAAAGTGGTGCTGCACGCCGGCGACAACAGCCTGGAAGTGGTTTTCCCTGGCAACTGGCTGGAACAGAACCAGCTGACCCAGGCCGACTTCGCCAACGAGGCGGAGTGGCTGGCCCGGGTCGGCTTCGTCCTCAGCGTACGTTGA
- the ppk1 gene encoding polyphosphate kinase 1: protein MVQTPPDLPAVAQPEPVAEAAPAPAPAPAPAPAIAVPSLDDSSLYIHRELSQLQFNIRVLEQALDESYPLLERLKFLLIFSSNLDEFFEIRVAGLKKQINFAREQAGADGLQPHQALARISELVHLEVDRQYAILNDVLLPELEKHAIRFIRRRYWTPKLKTWVRRFFRDEIAPIITPIGLDPTHPFPLLVNKSLNFIVELEGVDAFGRDSGLAIIPAPRLLPRVIRVPEDVGGPGDNYVFLSSMIHAHADDLFQGMKVKGCYQFRLTRNADLALDSEEVDDLARALRGELFSRRYGDAVRLEVADTCPKHLSDYLLKQFSLSESELYQVNGPVNLTRLFSITGLDSHPELQYTPFTPAIPKLLVNADNIFSVIGKQDVLLMHPFESFTPVIDLLRQAAKDPHVLAVRQTLYRSGANSEIVDALVDAARNGKEVTAVIELRARFDEESNLQMASRLQAAGAVVIYGVVGFKTHAKMMLILRREQGEIVRYAHLGTGNYHAGNARLYTDYSLLTSDDALTEDVGKLFSQLIGMGKTLRMKKLLHAPFTLKKGMLDMIARETQFALEGKPAHIIAKFNSLTDAKIIKALYKASQSGVRIDLVVRGMCCLRPGIPGVSHNIHVRSIIGRFLEHTRVFYFLNGGEEQIYLSSADWMERNLDKRVETCFPVEGKKLLLRVKKELEGYLTDNTQAWTLQPDGRYVRSTPTGNQNPRSAQATLLERLSNPVLNVR from the coding sequence ATGGTGCAGACGCCGCCCGACCTGCCGGCGGTAGCGCAGCCGGAACCTGTCGCTGAAGCCGCCCCTGCTCCAGCGCCTGCGCCTGCGCCGGCTCCGGCGATCGCCGTGCCGAGCCTGGACGACAGCAGCCTGTACATTCATCGCGAGCTTTCGCAGCTGCAGTTCAATATCCGCGTGCTGGAGCAGGCGCTGGACGAGTCGTACCCGCTGCTCGAGCGCCTGAAGTTCCTGTTGATCTTCTCCAGCAACCTGGACGAGTTCTTCGAAATCCGCGTGGCCGGCCTGAAGAAGCAGATCAACTTCGCCCGCGAACAGGCCGGCGCCGACGGGCTGCAGCCGCACCAGGCGCTGGCGCGCATCAGCGAGCTGGTGCATCTCGAAGTGGATCGCCAGTACGCGATCCTCAACGACGTGCTGCTGCCGGAGCTGGAAAAACACGCCATTCGCTTTATCCGCCGCCGTTACTGGACGCCCAAGCTCAAGACCTGGGTACGGCGCTTCTTCCGCGACGAGATCGCGCCGATCATCACCCCGATCGGCCTCGACCCGACCCACCCGTTCCCGCTGCTGGTGAACAAGAGCCTGAACTTCATCGTCGAGCTCGAGGGTGTCGACGCCTTCGGCCGCGATTCGGGCCTGGCGATCATTCCGGCACCGCGCCTGCTGCCGCGGGTAATCCGCGTGCCGGAAGACGTGGGTGGGCCTGGCGACAACTATGTGTTCCTGTCGTCGATGATCCATGCCCATGCCGATGACCTGTTCCAGGGCATGAAGGTCAAGGGTTGCTACCAGTTCCGCCTGACCCGTAACGCCGACCTGGCGCTGGACTCCGAAGAAGTCGACGACCTGGCCCGGGCCCTGCGCGGCGAGCTGTTCTCGCGCCGCTACGGCGATGCGGTGCGCCTCGAGGTGGCCGACACCTGCCCGAAACACCTCTCCGACTACCTGCTCAAGCAGTTCAGCCTGAGCGAGAGCGAGCTGTACCAGGTCAACGGCCCGGTCAACCTGACCCGCCTGTTCAGCATCACCGGGCTCGACAGCCACCCGGAGCTGCAGTACACGCCGTTCACCCCGGCGATCCCCAAGCTGCTCGTCAATGCCGACAACATCTTCAGTGTGATCGGCAAGCAGGACGTGTTGCTGATGCACCCGTTCGAGTCGTTCACCCCGGTGATCGACCTGCTGCGCCAGGCCGCCAAGGACCCGCACGTGCTTGCCGTGCGCCAGACGCTCTATCGCTCGGGCGCCAACTCGGAGATCGTCGACGCCCTGGTGGACGCGGCGCGTAACGGCAAGGAGGTCACTGCGGTGATCGAATTGCGCGCCCGCTTCGACGAAGAGTCCAACCTGCAGATGGCCAGCCGCCTGCAGGCCGCCGGTGCGGTGGTGATCTATGGGGTGGTCGGTTTCAAGACCCACGCCAAGATGATGCTGATCCTGCGCCGCGAGCAGGGCGAGATCGTGCGTTACGCGCACCTGGGCACCGGCAACTACCACGCCGGCAACGCCCGCCTGTACACCGACTACAGCCTGCTGACCTCCGACGACGCCCTCACCGAAGACGTCGGCAAACTGTTCAGTCAGTTGATCGGCATGGGCAAGACCCTGCGCATGAAGAAGCTGCTACACGCGCCCTTCACCCTGAAGAAGGGCATGCTCGACATGATCGCCCGGGAGACCCAGTTCGCCCTGGAGGGCAAGCCGGCACACATCATCGCCAAGTTCAATTCGCTGACTGACGCCAAGATCATCAAGGCGCTGTACAAGGCCAGCCAGTCGGGCGTGCGCATCGACCTGGTGGTGCGCGGCATGTGCTGCCTGCGTCCGGGCATCCCGGGCGTTTCGCACAACATCCATGTGCGCTCGATCATCGGCCGCTTCCTCGAGCACACCCGGGTGTTCTATTTCCTCAATGGCGGCGAGGAGCAGATCTACCTGTCCAGTGCCGACTGGATGGAGCGCAACCTCGACAAGCGCGTCGAGACCTGCTTCCCGGTGGAAGGCAAGAAGCTGTTGCTAAGGGTCAAGAAGGAACTGGAAGGCTACCTGACCGACAACACCCAGGCCTGGACCTTGCAGCCGGACGGGCGCTACGTGCGCAGCACCCCGACCGGCAACCAGAACCCGCGCAGTGCCCAGGCGACCCTGCTGGAGCGCCTGAGCAACCCGGTGCTCAACGTACGCTGA
- the hemB gene encoding porphobilinogen synthase yields MSFTPANRLFPATRLRRNRRDEFSRRLVRENTLTVDDLILPVFVLDGEGRREEVPSMPGVERLSIDLLLEAAQGWVELGIPALALFPVTPTEKKSLDGAEAWNPDGIAQRATRALRARFPELGVITDVALDPFTTHGQDGILDEEGYVQNDITVDALVRQALSHAEAGAQVVAPSDMMDGRLGAIREALEVAGHVNVRIMAYSAKYASAYYGPFRDAVGSALNLGKANKASYQMDPANSDEALHEVATDLAEGADMVMVKPGMPYLDIVHRVKTEFKVPTFVYQVSGEYAMHMAAIQNGWLSEAVILESLTAFKRAGADGILTYFAVRAAQMMRGQ; encoded by the coding sequence GTGAGCTTTACCCCCGCCAATCGTCTGTTTCCTGCCACCCGTCTGCGTCGCAATCGTCGGGACGAATTCTCCCGTCGCCTGGTGCGCGAAAACACCCTGACCGTCGATGACCTGATTCTTCCGGTATTCGTACTGGACGGCGAAGGCCGCCGCGAAGAAGTGCCGTCCATGCCGGGCGTCGAGCGCCTGTCGATTGACCTGTTGCTGGAAGCCGCACAGGGGTGGGTAGAGCTGGGCATTCCGGCGCTGGCGCTGTTCCCGGTGACCCCGACCGAAAAGAAATCCCTCGATGGCGCCGAAGCGTGGAACCCGGACGGCATCGCCCAGCGCGCCACCCGTGCCCTGCGTGCCCGCTTCCCGGAGCTGGGGGTGATCACCGACGTGGCCCTTGACCCGTTCACCACCCACGGTCAGGACGGCATCCTCGACGAGGAAGGCTACGTGCAGAACGACATCACCGTCGACGCGCTGGTGCGTCAGGCGCTGTCCCATGCAGAGGCTGGCGCCCAGGTAGTCGCCCCATCGGACATGATGGACGGCCGTCTCGGCGCGATCCGCGAGGCCCTCGAAGTGGCCGGCCACGTCAACGTGCGCATCATGGCCTACTCGGCCAAGTACGCCAGCGCCTACTACGGCCCGTTCCGCGATGCGGTCGGCTCGGCGCTGAACCTGGGCAAGGCCAACAAGGCCTCCTACCAGATGGATCCGGCCAACAGCGACGAGGCCTTGCACGAAGTGGCCACCGACCTCGCCGAAGGCGCCGACATGGTCATGGTCAAGCCGGGCATGCCGTACCTGGACATCGTTCACCGGGTGAAGACCGAGTTCAAGGTGCCGACCTTCGTCTATCAGGTCAGCGGCGAGTACGCCATGCACATGGCCGCGATCCAGAACGGCTGGCTCAGCGAAGCCGTGATCCTTGAATCCCTCACCGCATTCAAACGGGCAGGCGCCGATGGCATCCTGACCTATTTCGCCGTGCGTGCCGCTCAAATGATGAGAGGGCAGTAA
- a CDS encoding DedA family protein, with protein MLQQFLNDFGYFALFLGTFFEGETILVLAGFLAFREYMDIKLVVLVAFCGSYAGDQLWYFMGRRHGRKILARKPRWQAMGDRALEHIRRHPDIWVLSFRFVYGLRTVMPVAIGLSGYPPRRYLLLNGIGAAVWALALGLAAYHFGAILEGMLGSIKKYELWVLGGLLVLGLALWLRRRFRNSRAERRAAAEGQAAEAEQAVAEQQQPEQRRDQH; from the coding sequence ATGCTTCAACAATTCCTGAACGATTTCGGCTATTTTGCCCTTTTTCTCGGCACGTTCTTCGAGGGCGAGACGATCCTCGTGCTCGCCGGGTTTCTTGCGTTCCGCGAATACATGGATATCAAGCTGGTAGTCCTGGTAGCCTTTTGTGGCAGCTACGCCGGTGACCAACTGTGGTACTTCATGGGCCGCCGCCATGGACGCAAGATCCTCGCCCGCAAGCCTCGCTGGCAGGCCATGGGCGACCGCGCGCTGGAGCATATCCGCCGCCATCCGGACATCTGGGTGCTGAGCTTCCGCTTCGTCTACGGCCTGCGCACGGTCATGCCGGTGGCCATCGGCCTGTCCGGCTACCCGCCACGCCGCTACCTGCTGCTCAATGGCATCGGCGCCGCAGTCTGGGCCCTGGCTCTGGGCCTGGCTGCCTACCACTTCGGCGCCATCCTCGAAGGCATGCTGGGCAGCATCAAGAAATACGAGCTATGGGTGCTCGGCGGCCTGCTGGTGCTGGGCCTCGCGCTCTGGCTGCGTCGGCGCTTTCGCAATAGCCGCGCCGAGCGTCGCGCGGCGGCAGAGGGCCAGGCCGCCGAGGCTGAGCAAGCTGTAGCCGAGCAGCAGCAGCCAGAACAACGGCGTGACCAGCACTAA
- the elbB gene encoding isoprenoid biosynthesis glyoxalase ElbB, protein MTKKVAVILSGCGVYDGAEIHESVITLLRLDQRGAQVQCFAPNIAQMHVIDHLTGEEMPESRNVLVESARIARGEVKDIREAKVEDFDALIVPGGFGAAKNLSNFAIEGANCTVQPDVLALAEAFADACKPVGLICISPALAAKIYGPGVVCTIGTDAGTSAAVVKMGGTHEECDVHDIVEDTQRKLVTTPAYMLAKSISEAAGGIYKLVDRVLELTHEGDK, encoded by the coding sequence ATGACAAAAAAAGTTGCGGTGATTCTGTCCGGTTGCGGCGTGTACGACGGCGCCGAAATCCATGAGAGCGTGATCACCCTGCTGCGCCTGGACCAGCGCGGCGCCCAGGTGCAGTGCTTCGCGCCGAACATCGCGCAGATGCATGTGATCGACCACCTGACCGGGGAAGAGATGCCGGAATCGCGCAATGTGCTGGTGGAGTCGGCGCGCATTGCCCGTGGTGAGGTGAAGGACATTCGCGAAGCCAAGGTCGAGGACTTCGACGCCCTGATCGTGCCGGGAGGCTTCGGCGCGGCGAAGAATCTGTCGAACTTTGCCATCGAAGGCGCCAACTGCACCGTGCAACCGGACGTGCTGGCACTGGCCGAGGCGTTTGCCGACGCCTGCAAGCCGGTCGGGCTGATCTGCATCTCGCCGGCCTTGGCGGCGAAGATCTATGGGCCGGGCGTGGTCTGCACCATCGGCACTGACGCCGGCACCAGCGCGGCGGTGGTGAAGATGGGGGGCACCCATGAAGAATGCGATGTGCATGACATTGTCGAAGACACCCAGCGCAAGCTGGTGACTACCCCGGCGTACATGCTGGCCAAGTCGATCAGCGAGGCGGCGGGTGGCATCTACAAGCTGGTGGACCGGGTGCTGGAGCTGACCCACGAGGGTGACAAGTAA
- a CDS encoding YaiI/YqxD family protein, translated as MRVWIDADACPKAAKDLIVKFALKRKLEVVMVAGQPQIKPAFACVRLIVVPSGMDAADDYLVDNAEPGELVICSDVPLADRLIKKGVAALDPRGREFDERNMGERLAVRNLFTELREQGQVGGGQAPYGEREKQAFANALDRILGRLSKR; from the coding sequence ATGCGTGTATGGATCGATGCCGACGCCTGCCCCAAGGCGGCCAAGGACCTGATCGTCAAGTTCGCCCTCAAGCGCAAGCTGGAGGTGGTGATGGTGGCCGGCCAGCCGCAGATCAAGCCGGCTTTCGCCTGCGTGCGGCTTATCGTGGTGCCCAGCGGCATGGACGCGGCCGACGACTACTTGGTGGACAATGCCGAGCCCGGCGAGCTGGTGATCTGCAGCGACGTGCCACTGGCCGACCGCTTGATCAAGAAAGGCGTGGCCGCGCTGGACCCGCGTGGCCGCGAGTTCGACGAGCGCAACATGGGTGAGCGCCTGGCGGTGCGCAACCTGTTCACCGAACTGCGCGAGCAGGGGCAAGTGGGCGGCGGGCAGGCGCCGTATGGCGAGCGCGAGAAGCAAGCGTTCGCCAATGCCCTTGACCGGATTCTGGGACGGCTTTCCAAGCGTTAA